Proteins from a genomic interval of Paenibacillus sp. FSL H8-0048:
- the hslV gene encoding ATP-dependent protease subunit HslV — MLPSFHATTICAVRHNGHAAIAGDGQVTFGESVIMKTTAKKVRRLYRGQVIAGFAGSVADAITLFEKFEGKLEEHHGNLQRAAVELAKDWRQDRILRKLEALMIVMDKEGMLLISGNGEIIEPDDDVLAIGSGGNFALASGRALKRHAPQLGAGDIAREALQIASEICVYTNSNIIVEEL, encoded by the coding sequence ATGTTACCCAGCTTTCATGCAACTACGATTTGTGCGGTAAGACATAACGGCCATGCGGCGATTGCCGGGGACGGCCAGGTTACATTCGGAGAGAGTGTCATTATGAAGACGACGGCCAAGAAGGTCCGCCGCCTATACAGAGGTCAGGTCATTGCCGGGTTCGCGGGCTCTGTGGCTGATGCAATTACGCTGTTCGAGAAGTTCGAGGGCAAGCTTGAGGAGCATCACGGAAATCTGCAGCGGGCGGCGGTGGAGCTGGCCAAGGACTGGCGTCAGGACCGCATTCTGCGCAAGCTGGAGGCGCTCATGATCGTAATGGATAAGGAAGGCATGCTGCTGATCTCCGGCAACGGTGAAATTATCGAGCCGGATGATGATGTGCTGGCGATCGGCTCCGGCGGGAACTTTGCCCTGGCTTCCGGGCGGGCACTTAAGCGCCATGCTCCGCAACTGGGGGCCGGTGACATTGCCAGAGAAGCGCTGCAAATTGCCTCCGAGATCTGTGTATATACCAATTCCAATATTATTGTCGAAGAGCTATAG